One stretch of Methanoregula sp. DNA includes these proteins:
- a CDS encoding 30S ribosomal protein S12 has protein sequence MGQGKFAARKMVRDSNKFRWADKNYARRELNLDVKSDPCEGAPQARGIVLEKVGVEAKQPNSAIRKCVRVQLIKNGRQVTAFAVGDGAINFIDEHDEVEIEGIGGRLGRSMGDIPGVRYVVTKVNNVCLHEMVIGRKEKPRR, from the coding sequence ATGGGACAGGGTAAATTTGCAGCCAGAAAGATGGTTCGGGACTCAAATAAGTTCCGGTGGGCAGACAAGAACTACGCCCGCCGTGAGCTCAATCTCGATGTGAAGTCAGACCCGTGTGAGGGTGCTCCACAGGCGAGAGGTATCGTGCTGGAGAAAGTCGGTGTTGAGGCAAAGCAGCCCAACTCAGCTATCCGGAAGTGCGTGCGCGTGCAGCTGATCAAGAACGGACGCCAGGTCACCGCGTTTGCGGTGGGCGACGGAGCGATCAACTTCATCGATGAACACGACGAAGTCGAGATCGAAGGCATTGGCGGTCGTCTCGGTCGTTCCATGGGAGATATCCCCGGCGTCCGGTACGTGGTTACCAAAGTGAATAATGTCTGCCTCCATGAAATGGTCATTGGCAGGAAAGAGAAACCGCGCAGGTGA
- a CDS encoding 30S ribosomal protein S7 translates to MTETEAKSAGQKLLFNKWDIGEVKVIDPSLIRYVTLTAQIIPHSCGKFSRQEFGKSNMMIVERLINRLMQTENNTGKKQLAIRIVRDAFEIINKKTKRNPIEVLVEAIANAGPREETVRLKYGGINVPKSVDTAPMRRVDTAIGFLAEATLKGSSTSKKSASAVLADELIAASKGDMKCFSVGKKEERERIAKSAR, encoded by the coding sequence ATGACAGAAACCGAAGCAAAGAGCGCAGGACAGAAACTGCTGTTCAACAAATGGGACATTGGCGAAGTCAAGGTTATCGATCCCAGTCTTATACGCTATGTGACTCTCACCGCCCAGATCATCCCCCACTCCTGCGGCAAGTTCTCACGCCAGGAATTTGGCAAGAGCAACATGATGATTGTCGAGCGGCTTATCAACCGCCTCATGCAGACCGAGAATAATACCGGAAAGAAGCAGCTGGCAATCCGGATCGTGCGGGATGCATTTGAGATCATCAACAAGAAGACCAAGCGCAACCCCATCGAAGTTCTGGTTGAGGCAATCGCCAACGCCGGTCCCCGGGAAGAGACCGTCCGCCTGAAATACGGTGGTATCAATGTTCCGAAGTCGGTTGACACTGCCCCCATGCGCCGTGTCGATACTGCCATTGGTTTCCTTGCAGAAGCAACCCTGAAGGGATCCAGCACGAGCAAGAAGAGTGCAAGTGCAGTCCTTGCCGATGAACTCATCGCCGCCTCAAAGGGCGACATGAAGTGTTTCTCGGTAGGGAAAAAGGAAGAACGCGAGCGCATTGCAAAATCCGCCCGTTAA
- a CDS encoding elongation factor EF-2, with the protein MVRGKKSVERVTELMKEPKHIRNIGIVAHIDHGKTTLSDNLLSGAGIISEELAGKQLFMDSDPEEQARGITIDASNVSMVHEYEGQDYLINMIDTPGHVDFGGDVTRAMRAVDGAVVLVDAVEGTMPQTETVLRQALKEGVRPVLFINKVDRLVNELKVDEMEMQIRLGKVIDKVNKLIKGMNEEAYNSGWKLDAGAGTVAFGSALYNWAVSVPFMKKSGISFKIVFDKCRAGDMKYLAKNSPLSDVLLDIVVHQLPNPLEAQKRRIPIIWHGDKESKEGKSMISCDPKGAVAMMVTDISFDPHAGEVATGRLFSGSLKRGDSLYVMGSALKENRLQQVGIFMGPKRVEVEEIVAGNIAAVTGLKDAIVGSTVSSLMEVTPFESLKHYSEPVMTVAVEAKNMKDLPKLVEVLRQVAKEDPTLAISINEETGEHLIAGMGELHLEIITGRIKRDKGVEIITSPPIVVYRETVTGTVENVEGKSPNRHNRFYFTLSPLPDEIVNLIKTGEVSMNQQMLERRDVLIKAGMEKDEAKSVKMIKGTNMLIDSTKGIQYLNETMELVIEGIHEALAGGPLADEPVQNLKMVLTDVKLHEDAIHRGPAQVIPAVRGAIKGGLLLAGDSLLEPVQKIQITVPMDQMGAATSQIQGRRGQVFDMTSEGDTITVAGKAPVAELFGFAGDIRSATEGRAMWNTEFIGFELVPNNMVKEVVVAIRKRKGLKEQMPTPSDYLSV; encoded by the coding sequence ATGGTCCGCGGCAAAAAATCAGTCGAGCGCGTAACTGAGCTCATGAAGGAACCGAAGCACATTCGGAACATCGGTATTGTGGCACACATTGACCACGGCAAGACGACTCTTTCTGACAACCTGCTTTCAGGTGCAGGCATCATCTCTGAGGAGCTTGCAGGAAAGCAGCTCTTCATGGACTCAGATCCGGAAGAGCAGGCCCGTGGTATCACTATTGACGCATCCAACGTCTCAATGGTGCATGAGTACGAAGGTCAGGATTACCTGATCAACATGATCGATACGCCCGGTCACGTTGACTTCGGTGGCGACGTCACCCGTGCGATGCGTGCGGTCGACGGTGCGGTTGTCCTCGTGGACGCAGTCGAGGGCACCATGCCCCAGACCGAGACCGTGCTCCGGCAGGCCCTCAAGGAGGGAGTCCGTCCCGTTCTCTTCATCAACAAGGTCGACCGGCTCGTCAACGAGCTGAAAGTCGATGAGATGGAGATGCAGATCCGTCTCGGCAAGGTTATCGATAAGGTCAACAAGCTCATCAAGGGTATGAACGAGGAAGCCTACAACAGCGGCTGGAAACTTGACGCTGGTGCAGGTACGGTAGCCTTTGGGTCTGCGCTCTATAACTGGGCAGTTTCGGTACCCTTCATGAAGAAGAGCGGAATCTCTTTTAAAATTGTTTTCGATAAGTGCCGTGCAGGCGACATGAAATACCTGGCAAAGAACAGTCCGCTCTCAGATGTTCTTCTGGATATCGTGGTTCATCAGCTGCCAAACCCCCTTGAAGCACAGAAGCGCCGTATCCCGATCATCTGGCACGGCGACAAGGAGTCCAAGGAAGGAAAGTCGATGATCAGCTGCGATCCCAAAGGTGCCGTCGCGATGATGGTCACTGATATCTCCTTTGATCCCCACGCCGGCGAAGTCGCCACCGGTCGCCTCTTTTCCGGCAGCCTCAAGCGCGGCGATTCACTCTATGTGATGGGTTCGGCATTGAAGGAAAACCGTCTCCAGCAGGTCGGTATCTTCATGGGTCCCAAGCGTGTCGAAGTCGAGGAGATCGTTGCCGGGAACATCGCCGCAGTCACTGGTCTCAAGGATGCAATTGTCGGATCTACGGTCAGCTCCCTCATGGAAGTTACGCCATTTGAATCCCTCAAGCACTACAGCGAACCCGTCATGACTGTTGCCGTCGAGGCAAAGAACATGAAGGATCTGCCCAAGCTTGTCGAAGTGCTCCGGCAGGTAGCGAAGGAAGACCCCACTCTTGCCATCTCCATCAACGAAGAGACCGGCGAGCACCTGATTGCCGGCATGGGAGAACTCCACCTTGAGATCATCACGGGCCGTATCAAGCGCGACAAGGGTGTGGAAATTATTACTTCCCCGCCGATCGTGGTTTATCGTGAAACCGTTACCGGCACAGTTGAAAATGTTGAAGGCAAGTCCCCCAACAGGCACAACCGCTTCTACTTTACCCTCTCTCCCCTCCCCGATGAGATCGTCAACCTGATCAAGACCGGCGAAGTCTCCATGAACCAGCAGATGCTGGAGCGCCGTGACGTGCTCATCAAGGCCGGCATGGAAAAGGACGAGGCAAAGAGTGTCAAGATGATCAAGGGTACGAACATGCTCATCGACAGCACCAAAGGTATCCAGTACCTCAACGAGACCATGGAACTGGTCATCGAAGGTATCCACGAGGCACTTGCCGGTGGTCCTCTTGCTGACGAGCCTGTCCAGAACCTGAAGATGGTTCTTACCGATGTCAAGCTCCACGAGGATGCAATTCACCGTGGTCCGGCACAGGTCATCCCTGCAGTCCGTGGCGCAATCAAGGGCGGCCTGCTGCTTGCCGGCGACTCGCTTCTTGAACCCGTCCAGAAGATCCAGATCACGGTTCCGATGGACCAGATGGGTGCGGCAACCTCCCAGATCCAGGGACGTCGCGGCCAGGTCTTCGATATGACCAGCGAAGGCGACACGATAACCGTTGCCGGTAAGGCTCCGGTCGCTGAGCTCTTCGGGTTTGCCGGTGATATCCGGTCTGCAACCGAAGGTCGTGCCATGTGGAACACGGAGTTTATCGGATTTGAACTCGTGCCCAACAACATGGTCAAGGAAGTCGTTGTGGCAATCCGCAAGCGCAAGGGCTTAAAAGAGCAGATGCCTACGCCGAGCGATTACCTCTCTGTATAA
- a CDS encoding Fic family protein translates to MGRKAGELVRQDRGFDAFIPNPLPPEIEYDDELHFLLSKADAALARLDGVTEVLPNPDIFVAMYVKKEALLSAQIEGTQVSLQGVLEFEANLKPKEDIRDIREVINYIRAMNYGVEQLQKGDLDLALINESHKTLITGTRGSDKNPGRYKDKQNFLGTPGGTIFQASFIPPPPAKIEPLMLELEKFIQEKDKLPVLIKIALIHAQFETIHPYLDGNGRMGRLLITYYLYWTKSLSRPLLYLSFYLKKYKPEYAEHLNRIRFHDDWEAWLKFFLKGVIEVSENAIQSAREIIALKDSSIKKLIENKVGGTNAIRLLDLLFDNPTVSIREVADKLEISPVAANKLVNKMVGLGILLEITGKERYQMFAFVDFIKIIEKGTRV, encoded by the coding sequence ATGGGAAGAAAAGCCGGGGAACTTGTCCGACAGGATCGAGGGTTTGATGCATTCATCCCCAATCCGTTACCGCCGGAGATTGAATACGATGATGAGCTGCATTTTCTCCTCTCGAAGGCAGACGCAGCCTTGGCCCGCCTTGACGGGGTAACCGAGGTTCTCCCGAATCCCGATATCTTTGTTGCAATGTACGTGAAGAAGGAAGCACTGCTCTCCGCCCAGATTGAAGGAACGCAGGTCTCCCTTCAGGGTGTGCTGGAGTTCGAAGCAAACCTCAAGCCAAAGGAGGATATCCGCGATATCAGGGAAGTCATCAATTACATACGGGCCATGAATTATGGCGTTGAGCAACTCCAGAAGGGTGACCTGGACCTTGCGTTAATCAACGAGTCCCATAAGACGCTCATTACCGGCACAAGAGGTTCGGATAAAAATCCCGGCAGATATAAAGACAAACAGAATTTCCTGGGAACCCCGGGAGGGACGATCTTTCAGGCATCATTTATCCCCCCGCCACCGGCAAAAATTGAACCGCTTATGCTGGAGCTTGAAAAATTCATCCAGGAAAAAGACAAACTGCCGGTACTCATCAAAATTGCACTGATTCACGCACAGTTTGAAACGATCCACCCCTATCTTGACGGTAACGGGAGAATGGGCCGGCTTCTCATCACGTACTATCTCTACTGGACGAAATCGCTGTCAAGGCCCCTGCTTTATCTGAGTTTCTATCTGAAGAAATACAAACCGGAATATGCTGAACACCTCAACAGGATCCGGTTCCATGATGACTGGGAAGCCTGGCTGAAATTTTTCTTAAAGGGTGTTATCGAGGTATCCGAGAATGCGATCCAATCGGCACGGGAGATTATCGCGTTGAAGGATAGTTCGATTAAAAAACTGATCGAAAACAAGGTGGGAGGAACGAATGCGATCCGATTACTCGATCTCTTATTCGACAATCCAACCGTATCAATACGGGAAGTTGCGGATAAACTGGAGATCAGCCCGGTTGCTGCAAATAAACTGGTCAACAAAATGGTAGGCTTAGGAATCCTGCTTGAAATCACCGGAAAAGAGCGCTACCAGATGTTTGCATTTGTCGATTTTATTAAAATTATAGAAAAAGGGACACGAGTGTAA
- a CDS encoding restriction endonuclease subunit S, protein MTDTLLFEHFATLATAPDGIARLRELILQFAVRGKLGTQDAGDEPAGKLSCKILEEKKRLIKKGEISKSRALPKIESEEIPFQVPKNWIWLRLEDIGYNCGQKVPDKIFTYIDVTAINKEKGLIGDDVNVLQPNEAPSRARKLVKNGTVIYSTVRPYLLNIAIVDKDFNPEPIVSTAFAVVHPFEGISNRYLFYYLRSKPFVEYVESQMTGMAYPAINDQKFHVGLIPVPPTAEQHRIVAKVDRLMALCDELEARQQQERAGCLKLGTASLASLQNAESPVAFERQWAQVFTAFTLICDCPENIEILRQTILNLAVQGRLTEGWHETGILKRWKSVTLNQVTRCRLGKMLDKAKNQGMLTPYLRNTNVRWFGFDLSDIKNIKATDNEREELSLQHGDVLICEGGEPGRCAIWKGPEKKYIFQKALHRVRVGDQLLPEWLCFCLKDAMNSGRLSEQFTGSTIKHLTGVSLKQFLFPLPPLAEQHRIVAKVDALMALCDALELRLKERATIQSKFADAVVKSIGLGVI, encoded by the coding sequence ATGACCGACACCCTCCTCTTCGAGCACTTCGCCACGCTCGCCACTGCACCGGATGGCATCGCCCGGTTGCGGGAACTGATCTTGCAGTTCGCGGTGCGGGGGAAACTCGGGACGCAGGATGCGGGAGATGAGCCGGCAGGTAAACTTTCATGTAAAATTCTTGAAGAAAAAAAACGGCTGATAAAGAAAGGAGAAATTTCAAAATCCCGTGCACTCCCTAAAATTGAATCTGAAGAGATCCCATTTCAAGTTCCTAAAAACTGGATTTGGTTACGACTTGAGGACATCGGGTATAATTGTGGGCAAAAAGTACCGGATAAAATTTTTACTTATATCGATGTAACCGCAATAAACAAAGAAAAAGGGCTGATTGGTGATGATGTAAATGTACTTCAACCAAACGAGGCTCCATCGCGAGCACGGAAACTTGTCAAAAATGGAACCGTGATCTATTCCACGGTTCGCCCGTATCTTTTAAATATTGCAATCGTCGATAAAGACTTCAATCCGGAACCAATTGTCAGTACAGCATTTGCTGTAGTACATCCTTTTGAGGGAATCTCGAACAGATATCTCTTCTATTACCTTCGGAGTAAACCGTTCGTTGAATATGTGGAATCACAGATGACCGGAATGGCATATCCTGCTATCAATGATCAAAAATTCCATGTGGGGTTAATCCCAGTACCTCCGACTGCCGAACAGCACCGCATTGTCGCGAAAGTCGACCGGCTCATGGCGCTCTGCGATGAACTCGAAGCCCGACAGCAGCAGGAACGGGCGGGCTGCCTCAAACTTGGCACCGCGAGCCTTGCGAGTTTGCAGAACGCGGAGAGCCCGGTGGCGTTCGAGCGGCAGTGGGCGCAAGTGTTTACCGCTTTTACTTTAATCTGTGATTGTCCAGAGAATATCGAGATTCTCCGACAAACAATCCTGAATTTGGCAGTACAGGGGCGGTTGACTGAAGGATGGCATGAGACCGGAATTCTGAAAAGATGGAAATCAGTGACTCTTAATCAAGTTACAAGATGTCGTCTCGGAAAGATGCTTGATAAGGCAAAAAATCAAGGAATGTTAACACCCTATCTTAGAAATACAAATGTCCGTTGGTTTGGATTTGATTTATCCGATATTAAAAACATCAAAGCCACTGATAATGAAAGAGAAGAGTTGTCTCTTCAACACGGCGATGTTTTAATTTGTGAGGGGGGCGAGCCCGGACGATGTGCAATTTGGAAGGGGCCGGAAAAAAAATACATTTTTCAAAAGGCTCTCCATCGAGTACGTGTTGGAGATCAGCTCCTTCCTGAATGGTTGTGTTTCTGTTTGAAAGACGCAATGAATTCTGGTCGCTTATCGGAACAATTCACTGGATCTACAATAAAGCATCTTACGGGAGTCTCTCTAAAGCAATTTTTATTCCCACTCCCCCCGCTCGCGGAACAGCACCGCATTGTAGCGAAGGTTGATGCGCTGATGGCGTTGTGCGATGCCCTTGAATTGCGCTTGAAAGAGAGGGCGACGATCCAAAGTAAATTTGCGGATGCAGTTGTAAAGAGCATAGGGTTGGGAGTAATATGA
- a CDS encoding RNA-binding domain-containing protein, producing the protein MSEDLLAVLHNLITLRTETEWIEFKEEGVDFELIGRYVSALSNEANLNEKPEGWLIFGVTDKYPRKIIGSKFHETPPGLDKLKQKISQQTNHGLTFSSIHELRTPEGRVVMFRIPPATRGVPTEWKGRVYGRVHDSLEPLTLNEIQRIRDQGATLDWSARVCEKATIADLDPAAIAFARQEYKKKNSHLAIDVDVWTDSEFLNRAGLCTDGKITNTAILLLGNSTSLHHLSPAIGQITWVLKDASGVERDYAHFGLPLILAIGKVFEKIRNLTVRHMTDETLFPLELSQYDSWVMREILHNCIAHQDYLQGARISIVENDDSLLFTNRGEFIPGSVDSLIISDSPPDHYRNPFLAQAMVNLNLIDTIGSGIRRMFRVQRERNFPLPDYDLSQAGKVSVRITGKIIDPKYTRMLVRHKDLDILDVIALDKVQKGYSLSDTEFKSLKSKKLIEGRRPNLYLSEKVAAETDTRADYIRKRPFDRGHFKDMIVAYLKTYREANRNTFEDLLIDKVSDALNETQKRQYIKDLLQEMRKDGTLKTVGKTRGARWVLTSEHQS; encoded by the coding sequence ATGTCTGAAGATTTGCTTGCGGTTTTACATAACCTGATAACGCTCCGTACTGAAACGGAATGGATTGAGTTCAAGGAGGAAGGTGTAGATTTCGAACTTATCGGGCGCTATGTATCCGCTCTCAGCAATGAAGCAAATCTGAATGAAAAACCCGAAGGGTGGCTCATATTTGGCGTGACGGACAAGTATCCCAGAAAAATCATTGGCTCAAAATTTCATGAGACTCCCCCCGGCCTTGACAAACTGAAACAGAAAATCTCTCAGCAAACAAATCACGGATTGACGTTTTCCTCAATTCACGAACTCAGGACTCCTGAGGGAAGGGTTGTGATGTTCAGGATTCCTCCGGCTACAAGGGGTGTTCCCACTGAATGGAAGGGCCGCGTCTATGGCCGGGTCCACGATTCCCTTGAACCGCTCACTCTTAATGAGATCCAACGAATCCGGGATCAGGGTGCAACACTCGATTGGTCTGCACGCGTTTGTGAAAAAGCTACGATTGCCGATCTCGATCCGGCAGCTATCGCATTCGCCCGACAGGAATACAAGAAAAAGAATTCCCACCTTGCCATAGATGTGGATGTCTGGACGGATAGTGAATTTCTGAATCGGGCCGGCTTGTGCACTGATGGAAAGATCACCAACACTGCGATCCTGCTGCTGGGAAATAGTACCTCCCTGCACCATCTGTCGCCAGCAATCGGTCAGATAACATGGGTGTTAAAGGATGCATCGGGCGTGGAAAGAGACTACGCTCATTTCGGACTCCCCCTTATTCTTGCCATTGGCAAGGTTTTTGAAAAGATCCGGAACCTTACCGTGCGTCATATGACGGATGAGACACTCTTCCCGCTAGAACTTTCCCAGTATGACTCATGGGTGATGCGTGAAATTCTCCATAACTGCATTGCCCATCAGGATTACCTTCAGGGAGCCCGGATTTCAATTGTTGAAAACGATGATTCCCTCCTGTTTACCAACCGGGGGGAGTTCATCCCCGGTTCCGTAGATTCCCTTATCATCAGTGATTCGCCTCCGGATCATTACCGCAACCCGTTCCTCGCACAAGCCATGGTCAACCTTAACCTGATTGATACGATAGGAAGCGGGATCCGGCGCATGTTCCGGGTCCAGAGGGAGCGAAACTTCCCGCTGCCAGATTATGATTTATCACAGGCAGGGAAAGTATCCGTGAGAATAACCGGGAAAATTATCGACCCAAAATATACCCGCATGCTTGTCCGGCATAAGGATCTGGATATCCTAGATGTGATAGCACTCGATAAAGTCCAGAAAGGATATTCTCTTTCTGATACTGAATTCAAATCTCTCAAATCAAAGAAGTTGATAGAGGGAAGGCGCCCGAACCTCTACCTCTCTGAAAAGGTTGCTGCGGAGACAGATACCCGGGCGGATTATATCAGGAAACGGCCATTTGACCGGGGTCATTTCAAAGATATGATCGTCGCTTATCTTAAAACATATCGTGAAGCAAACCGGAACACGTTTGAAGATCTGCTGATCGATAAGGTTTCTGATGCACTGAATGAGACCCAGAAACGCCAGTACATCAAGGATCTGCTTCAGGAAATGCGTAAAGATGGAACACTGAAAACCGTCGGGAAAACACGGGGTGCACGGTGGGTCCTCACATCAGAGCACCAATCATGA